A part of Paenibacillus sp. 481 genomic DNA contains:
- the tsaD gene encoding tRNA (adenosine(37)-N6)-threonylcarbamoyltransferase complex transferase subunit TsaD yields the protein MTFIQSDEKDSIILAIETSCDETSVAVVRNGREVLSNMVSSQIDVHQRFGGVVPEIASRKHVETITVMIEQAVEQAGITMQDVSAIAVTQGPGLIGALLVGNVAAKSLAMAFDIPLIGTHHIAGHIYANQLVAELQYPCMALVVSGGHTELVYLEAEGKFQLIGRTRDDAVGEAYDKVARAIGLPYPGGPHVDRLATEATETVDLPRSWLEPDSYDFSFSGLKSAVLNVINQTRMRGEEPKYGAIAHGFQQSVVDVLVGKSMRAVKQYNVKQLLLCGGVAANRGLREALTKQCEDEGVPLIIPPFEYCTDNAAMIGAAAYLKWKHGQFTELDFTAHPQFSLEQWSV from the coding sequence TTGACATTCATACAATCGGACGAAAAAGATAGTATTATTTTGGCGATAGAGACGAGTTGTGACGAGACATCTGTCGCTGTCGTACGCAATGGTCGCGAAGTGCTTTCTAACATGGTGTCAAGCCAGATCGATGTTCATCAGAGATTTGGCGGTGTCGTGCCAGAAATCGCTTCGCGTAAACATGTGGAGACAATTACGGTCATGATTGAGCAAGCGGTCGAGCAGGCTGGCATTACGATGCAAGATGTCTCTGCGATCGCGGTTACACAAGGCCCTGGCCTAATTGGCGCTTTGCTAGTAGGTAATGTAGCAGCTAAATCGCTCGCTATGGCGTTCGATATTCCGCTAATTGGCACACATCATATCGCAGGACATATTTATGCGAATCAATTGGTTGCAGAGCTTCAATATCCTTGTATGGCCTTGGTCGTTTCAGGCGGTCATACCGAATTGGTGTATTTAGAAGCAGAAGGTAAGTTCCAATTGATCGGCCGGACGCGTGATGATGCGGTTGGCGAGGCTTATGACAAAGTGGCTCGTGCCATTGGTCTGCCTTACCCAGGTGGCCCGCACGTTGATCGCTTAGCTACGGAAGCTACGGAAACGGTCGATCTGCCGCGTTCGTGGCTGGAGCCAGATTCGTACGACTTTAGCTTCAGTGGCTTGAAGTCCGCGGTGTTGAACGTCATCAACCAGACTCGGATGCGCGGTGAAGAGCCGAAGTACGGGGCTATCGCTCATGGCTTCCAGCAGTCTGTAGTCGACGTCCTCGTCGGTAAATCGATGCGCGCTGTCAAGCAATACAACGTGAAGCAATTGCTGTTGTGTGGCGGAGTTGCGGCTAATCGTGGTTTACGCGAGGCATTAACGAAGCAGTGTGAAGATGAGGGAGTGCCGCTTATTATTCCGCCGTTCGAATATTGTACCGATAATGCAGCAATGATCGGGGCGGCCGCCTATTTGAAATGGAAGCACGGTCAATTTACGGAGCTTGATTTCACAGCACATCCTCAGTTTTCGTTGGAACAATGGTCGGTGTAA
- the rimI gene encoding ribosomal protein S18-alanine N-acetyltransferase yields the protein MFRAMDIDDIPGVMTVEHASFTVPWSADAFRNEMLHNQNAKYIVMVCDEQIVGYAGMWTILDEAHITNIAIYPDYRGRGLGQQLLYQLMELAVYCGMVSMTLEVRVSNQAAQHLYTKFGFIAVGVRKGYYSDNQEDALIMWADLKQFAPIIISSESNQ from the coding sequence ATGTTTAGAGCAATGGATATCGACGATATTCCAGGTGTTATGACCGTGGAGCATGCTTCGTTTACTGTACCATGGTCGGCTGATGCTTTTCGCAATGAGATGCTGCACAACCAGAACGCCAAATATATCGTAATGGTTTGTGATGAGCAAATTGTTGGCTATGCAGGAATGTGGACCATCTTAGACGAGGCTCACATTACAAATATCGCTATTTACCCTGATTATCGAGGACGAGGTCTTGGTCAACAGCTGCTCTATCAGTTGATGGAGCTTGCTGTTTATTGTGGCATGGTAAGTATGACGCTGGAAGTTCGGGTATCGAATCAGGCGGCTCAACATTTATATACCAAATTTGGCTTTATCGCAGTTGGGGTTCGTAAAGGGTACTATTCAGATAATCAAGAGGACGCACTTATTATGTGGGCGGATTTAAAGCAGTTCGCACCGATCATTATTTCCAGTGAGTCCAATCAATAA
- the tsaB gene encoding tRNA (adenosine(37)-N6)-threonylcarbamoyltransferase complex dimerization subunit type 1 TsaB, whose translation MMEQQAVQLLAIDTSTNVLAVAALRGSGMAPLANLQSEAERNHAIKLVPAMQAMIRDLGWTQDDVNVLAVGIGPGSYTGVRVAVTAAKTLAWAWRKPVVGVSSLHALALSGWEAAQQHMEQAQGSVWVYPLMDARRGQAYTARFAFEHGERAAVDSLGVRQNEDSIRLVASVVEEAEVLLAHNEGQPQAQVWLVGDVEPHRELLEALQAKLGSRVRIVGCKLSAAWIGRLALADLERGVPTADIHQLEPNYAQLTEAETKLLAKEREERAARANDVASSSPS comes from the coding sequence ATGATGGAACAACAAGCAGTTCAACTGCTAGCAATTGATACATCGACGAATGTGCTGGCCGTTGCCGCACTGCGTGGGAGTGGAATGGCGCCGCTAGCGAATCTTCAATCAGAGGCAGAGCGTAATCACGCGATTAAGCTTGTTCCAGCGATGCAAGCGATGATACGTGATCTCGGTTGGACGCAAGACGATGTAAATGTGCTGGCCGTCGGTATTGGGCCGGGATCTTACACAGGAGTACGCGTTGCTGTTACGGCGGCAAAGACGCTCGCGTGGGCTTGGCGCAAGCCTGTTGTGGGTGTGTCGAGCTTACATGCGTTAGCTTTGAGTGGCTGGGAAGCGGCGCAGCAGCACATGGAACAAGCGCAAGGTTCAGTATGGGTGTATCCGCTTATGGATGCGCGTAGAGGACAAGCTTATACTGCGCGCTTTGCTTTTGAACATGGTGAGCGAGCAGCGGTGGACAGCTTAGGTGTTCGTCAAAATGAAGACAGCATTCGCTTAGTTGCTTCGGTTGTTGAGGAAGCAGAGGTGTTGCTTGCTCATAATGAAGGCCAACCGCAAGCGCAAGTCTGGCTTGTGGGCGATGTAGAGCCTCACCGTGAGCTACTGGAGGCGCTTCAAGCGAAATTAGGCAGCCGTGTTCGTATCGTAGGCTGTAAATTAAGTGCGGCTTGGATCGGCCGCTTGGCGCTTGCTGATCTAGAGCGGGGCGTGCCAACTGCCGATATCCATCAGTTGGAGCCTAACTATGCGCAGCTAACGGAAGCGGAAACCAAACTGCTAGCGAAGGAAAGAGAAGAAAGGGCAGCGCGAGCAAACGATGTTGCAAGCAGCTCGCCATCATAA
- the tsaE gene encoding tRNA (adenosine(37)-N6)-threonylcarbamoyltransferase complex ATPase subunit type 1 TsaE yields the protein MFQTAEFAYRSMNEADTEKLAVRLTEKFQPGTVIALDGDLGAGKTRFSQAVARALGVKDVVSSPTFTIIKEYEGEQMPLYHMDVYRISMAEADELGLDDYFYGEGVSLVEWSSIVTPILPTKYLHLFLQYEGEHERIIRLTAYGEPYISWVNELKRMGV from the coding sequence ATGTTTCAAACAGCGGAATTTGCTTATCGTTCGATGAACGAAGCGGATACGGAGAAATTGGCTGTACGGTTGACGGAAAAGTTTCAGCCAGGAACGGTCATCGCCCTTGATGGGGACCTTGGTGCGGGTAAGACACGCTTTTCGCAAGCTGTCGCTCGTGCACTTGGCGTAAAGGATGTCGTTAGCAGCCCAACTTTTACAATCATTAAAGAATATGAAGGCGAACAAATGCCTCTTTATCATATGGATGTGTATCGTATTTCAATGGCAGAAGCGGACGAGCTCGGCTTGGACGACTATTTTTACGGTGAAGGCGTGTCCTTGGTGGAGTGGTCAAGCATCGTGACGCCGATTTTGCCAACGAAATATTTGCATCTGTTCTTGCAGTATGAAGGTGAACACGAGCGGATCATTCGGTTGACGGCTTATGGCGAGCCGTACATTTCTTGGGTTAACGAACTAAAACGGATGGGAGTATAA